One window from the genome of Eublepharis macularius isolate TG4126 chromosome 15, MPM_Emac_v1.0, whole genome shotgun sequence encodes:
- the ADAD2 gene encoding adenosine deaminase domain-containing protein 2 has translation MAGREETPKEIHPQRLLAAASLQFPSQRKEKPLLAVASEESHSYSDCSSPADVTQRKDTSPLSTNILAAAPLPCPPFKKPLLDGWDQPMDSACDKRVEEQDEDSQIPHDHRCAALTSDICEILLAELPYQDCMSTVAAFILEREVAGGQSPCGETYELVALGTGDVCFEGWMEFSGRVLHDMHGLVVARRALMRYFYKQLLMFCSNDPAAIERCIFCLTEDGVHLALKPKFFLHLYLSRRPSGALENFHVTSQPHPSVEPHVSVKGMLRPVAYCRPSTLATHVCCVSGSDKLTRWTVLGVQGALLSHIIHPVYITSIVLADPYQDDAILHQVINDRLQLAEEGLPKPYCQNPVHLFEGPSVASLSVPPKCHSLSLNWCGGDEALELVNGAFGKAARDIVSPEGLYRPSRLCKAAMLKSFRKVAKGMNREDLPILATYHEAKVQAEAYQKVKQQVYAQLSLQDFGRWSQKRLVDMFAS, from the exons ATGGCAGGCAGGGAAGAGACACCAAAAGAGATCCACCCGCAGCGTCTGTTAGCAGCAGCATCACTCCAGTTCCCGTCTCAGAGGAAAGAAAAGCCACTGCTTGCCGTAGCCTCGGAGGAGTCCCATTCTTACTCGGACTGTTCCAGTCCTGCTGATGTCACACAAAGAAAGG ATACATCTCCCCTTTCCACCAATATTCTTGCTGCAGCTCCGCTACCCTGTCCACCTTTCAAGAAGCCACTCCTGGACGGATGGGATCAGCCAATGGACAGCGCTTGTGACAAGCGAGTGGAGGAGCAAGATGAAG ATAGCCAGATTCCCCATGACCACCGTTGTGCTGCTCTTACCAGTGACATCTGTGAAATACTTCTGGCAGAGCTGCCCTACCAAGACTGTATGAGCACTGTGGCAGCATTCATATTGGAGAGAG AGGTCGCTGGTGGACAGAGCCCCTGTGGGGAGACATATGAGCTGGTTGCCCTGGGAACAGGAGACGTTTGCTTTGAGGGCTGGATGGAGTTCAGTGGCAGAGTCCTCCATGATATGCACGGGCTGGTGGTGGCCCGCAGGGCACTGATGAG GTACTTCTACAAGCAGTTGCTTATGTTCTGCAGCAACGACCCTGCAGCCATTGAGAGATGTATCTTCTGCCTCACAGAGGATGGAGTGCACCTGGCTTTGAAACCAAAATTCTTTCTGCATCTCTATCTGAGCCGCAGGCCCAGTGGAGCTTTGGAGAACTTCCA TGTGACGTCACAGCCGCATCCATCTGTCGAACCCCACGTCAGTGTGAAAGGCATGTTGAGGCCGGTGGCCTACTGTCGTCCCAGCACGCTGGCCACCCATGTCTGCTGCGTGTCCGGCAGTGACAAGCTCACCCGCTGGACCGTCTTGGGTGTTCAGGGGGCCCTCCTGAGCCATATCATCCACCCTGTCTACATCACCAGCATTGTCCTGG CTGACCCATACCAAGACGATGCCATCCTCCACCAGGTCATTAATGACCGGTTGCAGCTAGCCGAGGAAGGCTTGCCGAAGCCCTACTGTCAGAATCCTGTGCACCTCTTTGAAGGCCCCAGCGTTGCCTCTCTCAGCGTGCCGCCCAAGTGTCACTCCTTAAGCCTCAACTGGTGTGGTGGAGATGAAGCCCTGGAGCTTGTGAATGGGGCTTTCGGGAAGGCAGCAAGAGA CATTGTGAGCCCGGAAGGACTGTATCGCCCCAGCCGGCTTTGCAAGGCTGCAATGCTGAAGTCCTTCAGGAAAGTGGCGAAGGGGATGAACAGAGAGGATCTGCCCATACTGGCCACTTACCACGAAGCCAAA GTTCAAGCAGAGGCCTATCAGAAGGTCAAGCAGCAGGTGTATGCCCAGCTGAGCTTGCAAGATTTTGGCAGATGGTCCCAAAAAAGGCTTGTGGACATGTTTGCCAGCTAA
- the LOC129343440 gene encoding cytochrome c oxidase subunit 7A2, mitochondrial, with protein sequence MKALLASRLGSLRFFSTSGQQLKNKVPEYQKIFQEDNNLPVHLKGGTTDALLYRFTMAFSVFGVGLSLFQLFQAAQPKKNK encoded by the exons ATGAAAGCCCTTCTG GCTTCCCGCTTGGGGTCACTCCGGTTTTTCTCCACTTCTGGCCAGCAACTGAAAAACAAAGTCCCAGAATACCAGAAGATATTTCAG GAGGACAATAACCTGCCTGTGCACCTGAAAGGAGGCACCACGGATGCCCTGCTGTACCGTTTCACCATGGCCTTCAGCGTCTTTG GTGTTGGCCTCTCCCTCTTCCAGCTGTTCCAAGCCGCTCAACCCAAGAAGAACAAGTGA